One Bdellovibrionales bacterium DNA segment encodes these proteins:
- a CDS encoding transglycosylase domain-containing protein: MYKVVRGMILGFVFLVTAVMGKTIYDFRLPPKNSFEVSGQVQRQLIVDRRGDRLVDTYDNRWNEFDQVAISAVPEFLVKAFLTSEDRKFYTHMGVDWQGRASALYAALRDRQIHRGASTITEQVVRMLTPRPRTFWSRWIETWEAYALEARWDKVTILEFYLNQVPYSGKRRGVNQASRYYFGRDIGTLNHAEMLSLAVLVRAPSSFDPKLYPERLIKRIEWLAKDMGIDLASEESIHVAKLSGFDLSRMSQVEINASAFSDFARKSFQEWGKSHGVTAGIIETTIDGGLQNFSQNLLDHEIENLKKKNVNHGALLVADHQTGEVLAWSVSGGTSYNTVLVPRQPGSTLKPFLYGLAFQKGWTPATVIIDEPLVTAVGRGVHAIRNYSREYYGPVTIREALGNSLNTPAIKTVKFVTPEALLEFMKRAQFSTLRENADFYGEGLALGSSEVTLLDLVQAYTLFANEGRVRPLRWFKMEPTRTTEPILEPMAASLVSNILADPKARLMEFGATSILNFPAPTSVKTGTATDYRDAWAVGFNGRYVVGVWMGDLDRRPTEGNTGARGPALLLRSVFNYLNQEMPATKPLALNENLIAQEICKQGEMVTLKTANECQSYTEYFIPGTELKNTVGSVANSAVGTVHTEARISFPLPHVELAWDPRLPANAQALELKVENAGAKDRVRWWMNEKYLGETTNKNLMWPISRGTQKLSAQLIREDGSTETLRPVPFLVK, translated from the coding sequence GTGTATAAAGTGGTGCGCGGGATGATTCTTGGATTCGTTTTTCTTGTGACAGCTGTCATGGGAAAGACGATCTATGACTTCCGCTTGCCGCCGAAGAACTCGTTTGAGGTTTCAGGCCAAGTTCAGCGTCAGTTGATTGTCGATCGTCGCGGCGATCGCCTCGTTGATACCTACGACAATCGCTGGAACGAGTTCGATCAAGTCGCTATTTCGGCGGTGCCGGAGTTTCTCGTCAAAGCGTTTCTGACTTCGGAAGATCGCAAGTTTTACACTCATATGGGTGTTGATTGGCAGGGGCGGGCGAGCGCACTTTATGCGGCTCTTCGGGACCGGCAGATTCATCGGGGCGCAAGTACGATTACTGAACAAGTTGTCAGAATGCTGACACCTCGACCGCGCACGTTCTGGTCACGTTGGATTGAAACTTGGGAAGCGTACGCGCTTGAGGCACGCTGGGATAAAGTCACGATCCTCGAATTTTATCTGAATCAAGTTCCTTACAGTGGCAAACGCCGCGGAGTGAATCAGGCTTCAAGATATTATTTCGGCCGCGACATCGGGACTCTGAACCACGCCGAGATGCTGAGCCTTGCCGTGCTGGTTCGTGCGCCGTCGTCGTTTGATCCGAAACTTTACCCTGAAAGACTGATTAAGCGGATCGAGTGGCTCGCAAAAGACATGGGGATTGATCTTGCGAGTGAAGAGTCGATTCATGTGGCAAAACTAAGTGGCTTTGATCTGTCGCGGATGTCGCAGGTTGAAATCAATGCCAGTGCCTTTTCTGATTTTGCACGGAAGTCGTTTCAAGAGTGGGGAAAGAGCCACGGAGTAACCGCGGGCATTATTGAAACCACGATCGACGGTGGCCTGCAGAATTTTTCGCAGAATCTTTTAGATCATGAAATTGAAAACCTTAAAAAGAAGAACGTGAATCACGGCGCTCTGTTGGTGGCGGATCATCAGACGGGGGAAGTGCTTGCATGGTCCGTTTCAGGCGGCACGAGCTACAATACGGTTCTTGTTCCGCGCCAGCCGGGTTCAACACTAAAACCGTTCTTATATGGTCTGGCTTTTCAAAAGGGATGGACACCGGCGACAGTGATTATTGATGAGCCGCTAGTAACTGCTGTTGGCCGCGGAGTGCACGCCATTCGTAATTACAGCCGAGAATACTATGGCCCGGTGACCATCCGTGAAGCTCTCGGGAATTCTCTGAACACTCCGGCGATTAAGACCGTCAAGTTCGTGACACCGGAAGCGTTGCTAGAATTTATGAAACGCGCGCAGTTTTCAACCTTGCGCGAGAACGCTGATTTTTATGGCGAGGGGTTAGCCCTCGGAAGCAGTGAAGTGACGTTATTGGATCTGGTGCAAGCTTATACTTTGTTTGCCAACGAAGGACGCGTGCGTCCGCTTCGCTGGTTTAAGATGGAGCCGACTCGCACCACAGAACCCATCTTGGAACCAATGGCGGCAAGTTTGGTAAGCAATATCTTAGCTGATCCGAAAGCACGTTTGATGGAATTCGGTGCCACTTCGATTCTGAACTTTCCGGCACCAACTTCAGTGAAAACCGGAACCGCCACCGATTATCGTGATGCCTGGGCTGTCGGATTTAACGGCCGCTATGTGGTCGGCGTGTGGATGGGCGATTTGGATCGTCGTCCGACAGAGGGGAACACCGGTGCGCGTGGTCCCGCTTTGCTCTTAAGATCGGTGTTTAATTATCTCAATCAAGAAATGCCGGCGACCAAACCGCTGGCATTGAATGAAAACCTCATCGCGCAAGAGATCTGCAAACAAGGTGAGATGGTGACATTAAAGACCGCGAATGAGTGCCAATCTTACACCGAATATTTCATCCCCGGCACAGAGCTAAAAAACACCGTGGGCTCGGTAGCAAATTCGGCGGTAGGAACGGTGCATACGGAGGCGCGCATTTCATTCCCGCTCCCGCATGTGGAGCTTGCCTGGGATCCGCGCTTACCAGCCAACGCGCAGGCACTAGAGCTTAAAGTTGAAAACGCCGGCGCGAAAGACCGCGTGCGCTGGTGGATGAATGAAAAGTACTTAGGTGAAACTACAAACAAGAATTTAATGTGGCCGATCTCACGTGGCACTCAAAAACTCTCAG